Proteins from one Faecalibacterium sp. I3-3-33 genomic window:
- a CDS encoding Na+/H+ antiporter NhaC family protein — protein sequence MKNKNLSWAGALFVFALLLWCTAVTPGKVADPATYTCAVYSTFFSLLPPVIAIVLALNTKEVYTSLLVGIASGALLYANGNLELALNTLFFNEDGGMITKLSDSGNVGILAFLVMLGILVALMNKAGGSAAFGRWASTHIHSRAGAQFATLLLGVMIFVDDYFNCLTVGSVMRPVTDRQKVSRAKLAYLIDSTAAPICIIAPVSSWAAAVTSSVPAGSGINGFTMFLRTIPYNYYAILTVVMSLFLIFTGAEFGPMKLNEDNAKNGDLFTTADRPYGDDVDDGSDTNGHVIDLIAPVLVLIAACIFGMVYTGGFFEGVDFITAFADCNASAGLVMGSSIALLFTFVFYRVRSVMTFQDFAACIPEGFKAMVSPMLILSLAWTLSGMTGLLGAKYYVANLLGSSAAALQYLLPFIIFLVAVFLAFATGTSWGTFSILIPIVCQAFPDGEMLVVSIAACLSGAVCGDHCSPISDTTIMASAGAHCSHVNHVSTQLPYAITAAACSAVCYVITGLAQAVLGSRASLLTSLVLLVVAIVLELVVLGVIRARTRAKTSGDAA from the coding sequence ATGAAAAACAAAAACTTATCCTGGGCGGGGGCGCTGTTCGTCTTTGCCCTGCTGCTGTGGTGCACGGCGGTGACCCCCGGCAAGGTCGCCGACCCCGCCACCTACACCTGTGCGGTGTACAGCACCTTCTTTTCCCTGCTGCCGCCGGTCATTGCCATCGTGCTGGCGCTGAACACCAAGGAGGTGTACACCTCGCTGCTAGTGGGCATTGCTTCCGGTGCGCTGCTGTATGCCAACGGCAACCTTGAACTGGCACTGAACACCCTGTTCTTCAACGAGGACGGCGGCATGATCACCAAGCTGTCGGACTCCGGCAACGTGGGCATTCTGGCGTTTCTGGTGATGCTGGGCATTCTGGTGGCGCTGATGAACAAGGCGGGCGGCTCGGCGGCCTTCGGGCGCTGGGCCTCCACCCACATCCACAGCCGGGCGGGCGCACAGTTTGCCACCCTGCTGCTGGGCGTGATGATCTTTGTGGACGACTACTTCAACTGCCTGACCGTTGGCTCGGTGATGCGCCCGGTGACCGACCGGCAGAAGGTGTCCCGCGCAAAGCTGGCCTACCTGATCGACTCCACCGCCGCGCCCATCTGCATTATTGCGCCGGTGTCCAGCTGGGCGGCTGCGGTCACTTCCAGCGTACCGGCGGGTTCCGGCATCAACGGCTTTACCATGTTCCTGCGCACCATTCCTTATAACTATTACGCCATCCTGACTGTGGTGATGAGCCTGTTCCTCATCTTTACCGGGGCGGAGTTCGGCCCCATGAAGCTGAACGAGGACAACGCCAAGAACGGCGACCTGTTCACCACCGCCGACCGTCCCTACGGCGACGATGTGGACGACGGCAGCGACACCAACGGCCACGTTATCGACCTGATCGCCCCGGTGCTGGTGCTGATCGCGGCCTGCATCTTCGGCATGGTGTACACCGGCGGCTTCTTTGAGGGCGTGGACTTCATCACCGCCTTTGCGGACTGCAACGCCTCGGCGGGTCTGGTGATGGGCAGCAGCATCGCCCTGCTGTTCACCTTTGTATTTTACCGGGTGCGCAGCGTGATGACCTTTCAGGACTTTGCCGCCTGCATCCCCGAGGGCTTCAAGGCCATGGTCAGCCCCATGCTGATTTTGTCCCTTGCATGGACGCTGTCCGGCATGACCGGCCTGCTGGGTGCAAAGTATTATGTGGCAAACCTGCTGGGCAGCTCTGCGGCGGCTTTGCAGTATCTGCTGCCGTTCATCATCTTCCTTGTGGCGGTGTTCCTTGCCTTTGCCACCGGCACTTCCTGGGGCACCTTCTCCATCCTGATCCCCATCGTCTGTCAGGCCTTCCCGGACGGCGAGATGCTGGTGGTGTCCATTGCCGCCTGCCTGTCCGGCGCGGTGTGCGGCGACCACTGCTCCCCCATCTCGGATACCACCATCATGGCCTCGGCAGGCGCACATTGCAGCCATGTGAACCATGTTTCCACCCAGCTGCCTTACGCCATTACGGCGGCGGCCTGCTCAGCGGTGTGCTATGTCATCACCGGCCTTGCACAGGCAGTGCTGGGCAGCCGCGCAAGCCTGCTTACCTCGCTGGTGCTGCTGGTGGTTGCCATCGTGCTGGAGCTGGTGGTGCTCGGCGTCATCCGCGCCCGCACCCGGGCAAAAACTTCCGGGGATGCTGCGTAA
- a CDS encoding MarR family winged helix-turn-helix transcriptional regulator has protein sequence MLEKAFQDVYTKFKLHFYQNVFQRFATREATLTTVESFCMEGIMAMGEPTIAEFSRMMQISTPNAAYKIGSLVKKGYVEKIQSTTDRREYHLRPTQKYIDYYSISYSYLHTVVERARQRFTPEECAKLEQMLTIVSTELMPELDILKKGEE, from the coding sequence ATGCTGGAAAAAGCTTTTCAGGACGTCTACACCAAATTCAAGCTGCATTTTTACCAGAACGTGTTCCAGCGTTTTGCCACCCGTGAGGCTACCCTGACCACGGTGGAGTCCTTCTGCATGGAGGGCATCATGGCCATGGGCGAGCCCACCATTGCGGAGTTTTCCCGCATGATGCAGATCTCCACCCCCAATGCGGCGTACAAGATCGGCAGTCTGGTGAAAAAGGGCTATGTGGAAAAGATCCAGTCCACCACCGACCGGCGGGAGTACCACCTGCGCCCCACCCAGAAGTATATCGACTACTACAGCATCAGCTACTCTTATCTGCACACCGTAGTGGAGCGTGCCCGGCAGCGCTTTACCCCCGAGGAATGCGCAAAGCTGGAACAGATGCTTACCATCGTGAGCACCGAGCTGATGCCGGAACTGGATATTCTGAAAAAGGGCGAGGAATAA
- a CDS encoding EamA family transporter, whose protein sequence is MWFVYALGSAVFAALTSILAKIGIEGVNSTLATAIRTAVVLLMSWGMVFLTGTQAGIAEISRRSWLFLVLSGLATGASWLCYYHALQVGAASKVVPIDKLSVVITLALAFVVLHEPFTAKSLIGCALITAGTLFMVL, encoded by the coding sequence ATGTGGTTCGTTTACGCGCTGGGGTCGGCGGTGTTTGCCGCCCTTACCTCGATTCTGGCGAAGATCGGCATCGAGGGGGTCAACTCCACCCTTGCCACCGCCATCCGCACAGCGGTGGTGCTGCTGATGAGCTGGGGCATGGTGTTCCTCACCGGTACGCAGGCCGGTATTGCGGAGATCTCCCGCCGCAGCTGGCTGTTTCTGGTGCTGTCCGGCCTTGCCACCGGCGCAAGCTGGCTGTGCTACTACCACGCGTTGCAGGTGGGTGCAGCGTCCAAGGTGGTGCCCATTGATAAGCTCAGCGTGGTCATCACCCTTGCGCTGGCCTTTGTGGTGCTGCACGAGCCCTTTACCGCCAAAAGCCTTATCGGCTGCGCCCTCATCACCGCCGGCACGCTGTTTATGGTGCTGTAA
- the hisG gene encoding ATP phosphoribosyltransferase has translation MEFSLEHLQPKERASFALRSLYETAGCRKYHMGRFEEYSLYQENRSFLSSEQVITFTDLDGRLLALKPDVTLSIAKTAQPAPGETLRYYYHENVYRPSAESHTFKEISQMGLELLGAVGEAEVQQAVCLAAQSLAALGAEWVLEVSHMGYLFGLFDALNVPEAARAQLLEKLRQKNAHELRAAALAAGLSEAAADALCGVLELSGGYAATLSKAAALCRNPAMTAAVAELTALAPTLGQAGGSIRLDLTLAGEMEYYNGLVFQGYLKALPRPLLKGGRYDLLVRKFTPGAGAIGFAVYLDELDRLNAMPPVQHQDTGKVMLNVALPKGRLGDKVYNLLAGIGYGCPEDYNATRKLVVENPAAGIRYFLVKPSDVAIYVEHGAADVGIVGKDILTEAAADVYELLDTGLGRCRMCVAAPAGYRDDPSRPVRVATKFVNIAKRYYASMGRDIDIIKLNGSIELAPILGLSDVIVDIVETGTTLRENGLQVVTEFMPISARFIANKASYQFKHRQMDTMLEKLRDTLHKQEEEK, from the coding sequence ATGGAGTTCAGTCTGGAGCATCTGCAGCCAAAGGAGCGCGCCTCCTTTGCGCTGCGCAGCCTGTACGAGACGGCAGGCTGCCGCAAGTACCACATGGGACGGTTCGAGGAGTACAGCCTGTATCAGGAGAACCGCAGCTTTCTGTCGTCGGAGCAGGTCATCACCTTTACCGATTTGGACGGCCGTCTGCTGGCGCTCAAGCCGGATGTGACCTTGTCCATCGCCAAGACGGCACAGCCCGCGCCGGGCGAGACGCTGCGGTACTACTACCACGAAAACGTCTACCGTCCCTCTGCCGAGAGCCACACCTTTAAAGAGATCTCCCAGATGGGTCTGGAGCTGCTGGGCGCTGTGGGCGAAGCCGAGGTGCAGCAGGCGGTGTGTCTGGCGGCGCAGTCGCTGGCAGCGCTGGGCGCAGAGTGGGTGCTGGAAGTCAGCCACATGGGCTACCTGTTCGGCCTGTTCGATGCACTGAACGTGCCGGAAGCCGCCCGGGCGCAGCTGCTGGAAAAGCTGCGGCAGAAAAACGCCCACGAGCTGCGCGCCGCTGCGCTTGCTGCGGGGCTTTCCGAAGCAGCGGCAGACGCTTTGTGCGGGGTGCTGGAACTTTCCGGCGGGTACGCGGCTACCCTTTCCAAGGCGGCGGCGCTCTGCCGCAACCCCGCCATGACCGCCGCCGTGGCAGAGCTGACCGCCCTAGCGCCCACGCTGGGACAGGCGGGCGGCAGCATCCGGTTAGACCTGACCTTAGCCGGTGAGATGGAATACTACAACGGCCTTGTGTTTCAGGGCTATCTCAAGGCTTTGCCCCGCCCGCTGCTGAAGGGTGGGCGGTACGATCTGCTGGTGCGCAAGTTCACCCCCGGGGCGGGTGCTATCGGCTTTGCGGTGTATCTGGACGAGCTGGACCGGCTGAACGCGATGCCGCCGGTACAGCATCAGGACACCGGCAAAGTAATGCTGAACGTAGCGCTGCCCAAGGGGCGGCTGGGCGACAAGGTCTATAACTTACTGGCGGGCATCGGCTACGGCTGCCCGGAGGACTACAACGCCACCCGCAAGCTGGTGGTGGAGAACCCGGCGGCGGGCATCCGGTATTTTCTGGTCAAACCCAGCGATGTGGCCATCTATGTGGAGCACGGCGCTGCCGATGTGGGCATCGTGGGCAAGGATATCCTGACCGAGGCCGCCGCCGATGTGTACGAGCTGCTGGACACCGGCCTTGGCCGCTGCCGGATGTGCGTAGCTGCCCCGGCGGGCTACCGGGACGACCCCAGCCGTCCGGTGCGGGTGGCCACCAAGTTCGTCAACATTGCAAAGCGTTACTACGCCTCCATGGGGCGGGATATCGATATCATCAAGCTGAACGGCTCCATTGAGCTGGCACCCATCCTTGGGCTTTCGGATGTCATCGTGGACATTGTGGAGACCGGCACCACCCTGCGGGAGAACGGCCTGCAGGTGGTCACCGAGTTCATGCCCATCTCGGCGCGGTTCATCGCCAACAAGGCCAGCTACCAGTTCAAGCACCGGCAGATGGACACCATGCTGGAAAAGCTGCGCGACACCTTGCACAAGCAGGAGGAAGAGAAATGA
- the hisD gene encoding histidinol dehydrogenase, translating into MIRLYNFDELKPEEILNRDIRAEKNVEDVVDAIIADVRTRGDDALKDYALKFDGATIENLQVTQAEIDEAFAGMDPYFLETLRQAAENIEQFHRQQVHKNFVMNDRPGIVLGQKYTPIEKAGVYVPGGTAAYPSTVLMDVIPAKVAGVSEIVMTTPAGKDGKVNPVILAAAATAGVTKIFKTGGAQAVAALAYGTQSIPAVDKIVGPGNIYVATAKRKVFGKVGIDMIAGPSEILVLADGSCDPAWVAADLLSQAEHDRLASPVLVTDSAALAKAVQAEMEVQIPQLPRAAIARASVDDNGKIILCTDLHKAIEACNIIAPEHLEVCVEDPFGVLNEIRNAGSIFLGRNVPEALGDYFAGPNHTLPTSGTARFSSPLGVDDFVKKSSFIYYTRDALEAVAPRIADFAEREGLHAHARSVTIRYEK; encoded by the coding sequence ATGATCAGGCTGTATAATTTTGACGAGCTGAAACCGGAAGAGATCCTGAACCGGGACATCCGCGCCGAAAAGAACGTGGAGGACGTGGTGGACGCCATCATTGCGGACGTGCGCACCCGGGGCGACGACGCCCTGAAGGACTATGCCCTGAAATTTGACGGTGCAACAATCGAAAATTTACAGGTGACGCAGGCGGAGATCGACGAAGCCTTTGCGGGCATGGACCCGTATTTCCTCGAGACCCTGCGGCAGGCGGCGGAGAACATCGAGCAGTTCCACCGCCAGCAGGTGCACAAGAATTTTGTGATGAACGACCGCCCCGGCATTGTACTGGGGCAGAAATACACCCCCATTGAAAAAGCCGGTGTGTATGTGCCCGGCGGCACGGCGGCGTACCCTTCCACCGTGCTCATGGACGTCATCCCCGCCAAGGTGGCGGGGGTGTCCGAGATCGTCATGACCACCCCCGCCGGGAAGGACGGCAAGGTGAATCCGGTCATTCTGGCCGCTGCTGCCACCGCCGGAGTGACTAAAATTTTCAAGACCGGCGGCGCACAGGCTGTGGCAGCGCTGGCCTACGGCACCCAGAGCATCCCGGCGGTGGATAAGATCGTAGGCCCCGGCAACATCTACGTTGCCACCGCCAAGCGCAAGGTGTTCGGCAAGGTGGGCATTGATATGATCGCGGGCCCCAGCGAAATTCTGGTGCTGGCAGACGGCAGCTGCGACCCCGCATGGGTGGCGGCAGACCTGTTGAGTCAGGCCGAGCACGACAGGCTGGCAAGCCCGGTGCTGGTGACCGACAGCGCAGCCCTTGCCAAAGCCGTACAGGCAGAGATGGAGGTGCAGATCCCGCAGCTGCCCCGCGCCGCCATTGCCCGCGCCAGTGTGGACGACAACGGCAAGATCATCCTCTGCACCGACCTGCACAAGGCCATTGAAGCCTGCAATATCATTGCGCCGGAGCACTTGGAGGTCTGCGTGGAGGACCCCTTCGGCGTGCTGAACGAGATCCGCAACGCGGGCAGCATCTTCCTTGGCCGCAACGTGCCGGAAGCGCTGGGCGATTACTTTGCAGGCCCCAACCACACCCTGCCCACCAGCGGCACCGCACGCTTTTCCAGCCCGCTGGGCGTGGACGATTTCGTCAAGAAGTCCAGCTTCATCTACTACACCCGGGACGCGCTGGAAGCTGTTGCGCCCCGCATTGCAGACTTTGCCGAGCGCGAGGGTCTGCACGCCCACGCCCGCAGCGTGACCATCCGGTATGAGAAGTAA
- the hisC gene encoding histidinol-phosphate transaminase, whose amino-acid sequence MSRFLSPALSAVTPYTPGEQPQDQQYIKLNTNESPYLPSPRVVAAVSEAEVEKLRLYSDPACAQLLRTAAAHFGLQPSQVMPGNGSDENLFFALRAFCDESHPLAFADITYGCYGVWCGLLHIPTHIIPLKEDFTLDPADYHGLHETIVIANPNAPTGLCLPRDAIEGILQANPDSVVIVDEAYVDFGGESCVPLIDQYDNLLVVQTFSKSRQLAGARLGLAMGNAALIADLNRVKFSLNPYNINRLTLKAGQAALEDTAYFEKTRAAIMDTRAWTMQQLADRGFTVLDSRANFVFASTERINGSVLYKELKKNGILVRHFDAPRIENWLRITIGTPEQMQALMDAVDKILEV is encoded by the coding sequence ATGAGCCGTTTTCTTTCCCCTGCCCTGTCCGCTGTTACCCCCTACACACCCGGGGAGCAGCCGCAGGATCAGCAGTACATCAAACTGAATACCAACGAAAGCCCCTATCTGCCGTCTCCCCGGGTAGTGGCAGCCGTGAGCGAAGCCGAGGTGGAAAAGCTGCGCCTTTACTCCGACCCCGCCTGTGCCCAGCTGCTGCGCACGGCGGCGGCGCATTTCGGCTTGCAGCCGTCCCAGGTCATGCCCGGCAACGGCAGCGACGAGAACCTGTTCTTTGCGCTGCGGGCCTTCTGTGACGAGAGCCACCCGCTGGCCTTTGCGGATATCACCTACGGCTGCTACGGCGTGTGGTGCGGTCTGCTGCACATCCCCACCCACATCATTCCGTTAAAAGAGGACTTCACCCTTGACCCCGCCGATTACCACGGCCTGCACGAGACCATCGTCATCGCAAACCCCAACGCCCCCACCGGGCTGTGCCTGCCCCGGGATGCCATCGAGGGCATTTTGCAGGCAAACCCGGACAGCGTGGTCATTGTGGACGAAGCCTATGTGGACTTTGGCGGCGAGAGCTGCGTACCTCTTATTGACCAATACGACAACCTGCTGGTGGTGCAGACCTTCTCCAAATCCCGGCAGCTGGCGGGTGCGCGGCTTGGGCTTGCCATGGGCAATGCGGCGCTGATCGCTGACCTGAACCGGGTCAAGTTCAGCCTGAACCCCTACAACATCAACCGCCTGACCCTGAAAGCCGGGCAGGCTGCGCTGGAGGATACCGCCTACTTTGAAAAGACCCGCGCCGCCATTATGGACACCCGCGCATGGACGATGCAGCAGCTGGCCGACCGGGGCTTTACCGTACTGGACAGCCGCGCAAACTTTGTATTTGCCAGCACAGAGCGGATAAATGGCAGTGTGCTATACAAAGAGTTAAAGAAAAATGGCATTCTGGTGCGGCATTTTGATGCACCGCGCATTGAAAACTGGCTGCGCATCACCATCGGTACGCCGGAGCAGATGCAGGCACTGATGGACGCCGTGGACAAAATACTGGAGGTGTGA
- the hisB gene encoding imidazoleglycerol-phosphate dehydratase HisB → MAERMVTLERSTNETQIELTLDLDGTGRYEIDTGCGFLNHMLELFARHGRFDLVLTCHGDVQVDYHHTTEDVGIALGQAFARALGEMRGICRYGSFYLPMDEALVLCAVDLSGRCTLNWDIRCQTEKVGDFDVECAKEFWYGFARSVPATVHFVQFAGENTHHILEACFKGAGHALAEAVRIDAAHRDEIPSTKGLLV, encoded by the coding sequence ATGGCAGAGCGCATGGTAACGCTGGAACGCAGCACCAACGAGACCCAGATCGAGCTGACCCTTGATCTGGACGGCACCGGCCGCTACGAGATCGACACCGGATGCGGCTTTCTGAACCACATGCTGGAACTGTTTGCCCGGCACGGACGGTTTGATTTGGTGCTCACCTGCCACGGCGATGTGCAGGTGGACTACCACCACACCACCGAGGACGTGGGCATTGCGCTGGGACAGGCCTTTGCCCGGGCGCTGGGCGAGATGCGCGGCATCTGCCGCTACGGTAGCTTTTACCTGCCCATGGACGAGGCACTGGTGCTGTGCGCGGTGGATCTTTCCGGCCGGTGTACCCTGAACTGGGACATCCGCTGCCAGACCGAAAAGGTGGGCGATTTTGACGTAGAGTGCGCCAAGGAGTTCTGGTACGGCTTTGCCCGCAGCGTGCCCGCCACCGTCCATTTTGTGCAGTTTGCGGGCGAGAACACCCACCACATTCTGGAAGCCTGCTTCAAGGGCGCGGGCCACGCGCTGGCCGAGGCCGTGCGCATCGACGCGGCACACCGGGACGAGATCCCCTCCACGAAAGGACTGCTGGTATGA
- the hisH gene encoding imidazole glycerol phosphate synthase subunit HisH — MIAILDYGVGNLFSLRSSLQQLGLQAVVTADADVIRAADRLILPGVGAFGDAMAKLTATGLVPVLKEQAAHKPLLGICLGMQLLFEKSYEYGEHAGLGFIKGEVCPLGPDLADKELKVPQMGWNALHIVKDDPLFRYIREGEYVYYVHSYYGKNCAESTLAVSDYSIPVTGAVRAGRVYGTQFHPEKSGDTGLRILKAFSEL, encoded by the coding sequence ATGATCGCCATTCTTGATTACGGGGTAGGCAACCTGTTCAGCCTGCGCTCCAGCTTGCAGCAGCTGGGGCTGCAGGCAGTGGTCACCGCCGATGCCGATGTCATCCGCGCCGCCGACCGGCTTATCCTGCCGGGGGTGGGCGCATTCGGGGATGCCATGGCAAAGCTTACCGCCACCGGCCTTGTGCCGGTGCTGAAGGAGCAGGCGGCGCACAAGCCCCTGCTGGGCATCTGCCTTGGGATGCAGCTGCTGTTTGAAAAAAGCTACGAATACGGTGAGCACGCCGGGCTGGGCTTTATCAAAGGCGAGGTCTGCCCGCTGGGGCCCGACCTTGCGGACAAAGAGCTGAAAGTGCCACAGATGGGCTGGAACGCTTTGCACATCGTAAAGGATGACCCGCTCTTCCGGTACATCCGCGAGGGCGAGTATGTGTACTACGTCCACAGCTACTACGGCAAAAACTGCGCCGAAAGCACCCTTGCCGTCAGCGATTATTCCATCCCGGTCACCGGCGCGGTGCGGGCAGGGCGGGTGTACGGCACCCAGTTCCACCCGGAAAAAAGCGGCGATACCGGGCTGCGGATCCTCAAGGCGTTCAGCGAATTGTGA
- the hisA gene encoding 1-(5-phosphoribosyl)-5-[(5-phosphoribosylamino)methylideneamino]imidazole-4-carboxamide isomerase encodes MQLFPAIDLRSGQVVRLTQGDYDRMTVYGQDPCAQARSFVAAGAKNLHVVDLDGAKDGTLSNYDTIAALAKQGGLYIEVGGGIRTEERIEKYLSLGVGRCILGSVAVTDFAFTARMLQKYGDKIAVGVDAKDGYVAIHGWKDISAEPGVAFCKRLAEAGCTAIIYTDIACDGAMQGTNLALYRQLAKEVPGVAFTASGGISSEAELLELQQMGTAAAILGKSLYTGALDLARCVQLVQD; translated from the coding sequence ATGCAGCTATTTCCAGCCATTGACCTGCGTAGCGGGCAGGTGGTGCGCCTGACACAGGGCGACTACGACCGCATGACCGTTTACGGGCAGGACCCCTGCGCACAGGCACGCAGCTTTGTGGCCGCCGGGGCAAAAAATCTTCATGTGGTGGACCTGGACGGTGCCAAGGACGGCACCCTTTCCAACTACGATACCATTGCCGCGCTGGCAAAGCAGGGCGGCTTGTACATCGAGGTAGGCGGCGGCATCCGCACCGAGGAGCGCATTGAAAAATACCTCTCCCTCGGGGTGGGGCGCTGCATTCTGGGCAGCGTGGCGGTGACGGATTTTGCCTTTACCGCCCGGATGCTGCAAAAATACGGCGACAAAATTGCCGTGGGCGTGGACGCCAAGGACGGCTATGTGGCCATCCACGGGTGGAAGGACATCAGCGCCGAGCCGGGCGTGGCCTTCTGCAAGCGGCTGGCAGAGGCCGGCTGCACCGCCATCATCTACACCGACATTGCCTGTGACGGCGCGATGCAGGGCACGAACCTTGCCCTGTACCGCCAGCTGGCAAAAGAGGTGCCCGGAGTGGCCTTTACAGCCAGCGGCGGCATCTCCTCCGAGGCAGAGCTGCTGGAATTGCAGCAGATGGGCACGGCAGCGGCGATTCTGGGCAAAAGCCTGTACACCGGCGCGCTGGATCTTGCCCGCTGCGTGCAGCTGGTGCAGGACTGA
- the hisF gene encoding imidazole glycerol phosphate synthase subunit HisF — MITKRIIPCLDVRDGRVVKGTNFEGIKDVADPVEMARLYNAAGADELVFYDITASFEGRALFTDILTRVAGEIFIPLTVGGGINTLEDFDRVLKCGADKVSVNSGALKDPGLIPAAAQRYGDQCVVLSADVKRVNGQFRVFAKGGREDTGRDALDWISWCAAHGAGEICLNSIDTDGVRNGFDLEMLDAVAARVNIPIIASGGAGKKEDFLELFHHKGIDAGLAAGIFHQKLLGIRELKEYLNANGVEMRL, encoded by the coding sequence ATGATAACCAAACGCATCATCCCCTGTCTGGACGTGCGCGACGGCCGGGTGGTCAAGGGCACGAACTTTGAGGGCATCAAAGACGTGGCCGACCCGGTGGAAATGGCACGGCTGTACAACGCCGCCGGGGCAGACGAGCTGGTGTTTTACGATATCACCGCCAGCTTTGAGGGACGCGCCCTTTTTACCGACATCCTGACCCGGGTGGCGGGAGAGATTTTTATCCCCCTGACCGTGGGCGGCGGCATCAACACGCTGGAAGATTTTGACCGGGTGCTGAAATGCGGCGCGGATAAGGTAAGCGTCAACTCCGGTGCACTGAAGGACCCCGGGCTGATCCCCGCCGCCGCCCAGCGCTATGGCGACCAGTGCGTGGTGCTTTCCGCAGATGTGAAGCGGGTGAACGGGCAGTTCCGGGTGTTCGCCAAGGGCGGGCGTGAGGATACCGGCCGGGATGCGCTGGACTGGATCAGCTGGTGCGCCGCCCACGGCGCGGGCGAAATATGCCTGAACAGCATCGACACCGACGGCGTGCGCAACGGCTTCGACCTTGAAATGCTGGACGCGGTGGCCGCCCGGGTGAACATCCCCATCATTGCCAGCGGCGGCGCGGGCAAAAAAGAGGATTTTCTGGAGCTGTTCCACCACAAGGGCATCGACGCCGGGCTGGCGGCGGGCATCTTCCACCAAAAGCTGCTGGGCATCCGGGAACTGAAGGAGTACCTGAACGCAAACGGCGTGGAGATGCGGCTGTGA
- the hisIE gene encoding bifunctional phosphoribosyl-AMP cyclohydrolase/phosphoribosyl-ATP diphosphatase HisIE, which translates to MELKFDEKGLIPAIVQDHYTKQVLTLAYMNAETLALTIAEGHTVFWSRSRQEIWRKGETSGNVQRVVSITADCDADALVVEVVKDGPACHTGAESCFFNEVYVSPELKQFSWQGLYALIKGRKDTPTEGSYTTYLFEKGKEKILKKVGEECTEVIIAGEKEDKAETVYEISDLAYHVLVLMVSAGITVEDVTRELEKRHVIDHKVKQERMQ; encoded by the coding sequence ATGGAACTGAAATTTGATGAAAAAGGCCTGATCCCCGCCATCGTGCAGGATCACTACACAAAGCAGGTGCTCACCCTTGCCTACATGAACGCCGAAACGCTGGCACTGACTATTGCCGAGGGGCACACCGTATTCTGGAGCCGCAGCCGTCAGGAGATCTGGCGCAAGGGCGAGACCAGCGGCAACGTGCAGCGGGTGGTGTCCATCACCGCCGACTGCGACGCCGATGCGCTGGTGGTAGAGGTGGTAAAGGACGGCCCCGCCTGCCACACCGGAGCGGAAAGCTGCTTTTTCAACGAGGTATACGTCTCCCCGGAGCTGAAGCAGTTCAGCTGGCAGGGGCTGTATGCCCTCATCAAGGGCCGCAAGGATACCCCCACGGAGGGCAGCTACACCACCTACCTGTTTGAAAAGGGCAAGGAGAAGATCCTGAAAAAGGTGGGCGAAGAGTGCACCGAGGTCATCATTGCGGGCGAAAAAGAGGACAAGGCCGAGACAGTCTACGAGATCAGCGACCTTGCCTATCATGTGCTGGTGCTGATGGTCAGCGCGGGCATCACCGTTGAGGATGTGACCCGGGAGCTGGAAAAGCGCCACGTGATCGACCACAAGGTCAAGCAGGAAAGGATGCAGTGA